Proteins encoded by one window of Pseudomonas sp. PSKL.D1:
- the pvdO gene encoding dihydropyoverdine dehydrogenase, translating into MPHLPPASPRPSLLRLSQLGASALLALAACSQAQAAAAPQPGSVFRDCPHCPEMVVLPAGNFMMGTAEGETGREPDEGPQHKVTFARPFAISRYHVTAGELDAYIKEAGVTIADGDERPGRRCTASKPSYKQGPRQPAVCVSHTDVQAYAKWLSAKTGHVYRMLSEAEREYAARAGSSGPFPFPFDNDDAQKYSIAQHANTYGPTDGYSYTAPVGSYPPNAFGVYDMHGNVYEWVADCGHPNYIGAPSDGSAWTTGKCQTRVMRGNDWGEAPVFSRSGNRNYRAPEVRGDFLGFRVAREL; encoded by the coding sequence ATGCCTCATCTACCCCCCGCTTCGCCCAGGCCATCGCTGCTGCGGCTGAGCCAGCTCGGCGCATCGGCCCTGCTGGCCCTCGCTGCATGCTCGCAAGCCCAGGCTGCCGCTGCACCGCAACCGGGCAGTGTGTTCAGGGACTGCCCCCACTGCCCGGAAATGGTCGTGCTGCCTGCCGGCAACTTCATGATGGGCACTGCGGAAGGTGAAACCGGCCGCGAGCCCGATGAAGGCCCGCAGCACAAAGTGACCTTCGCCAGGCCGTTCGCCATCAGTCGATACCACGTCACCGCCGGCGAGCTCGATGCCTACATCAAGGAAGCCGGCGTGACCATCGCCGACGGCGACGAGCGCCCTGGCCGCCGCTGCACGGCGAGCAAGCCAAGCTACAAGCAGGGCCCGCGCCAACCGGCGGTGTGCGTCAGCCACACGGATGTGCAGGCCTATGCCAAGTGGCTGTCGGCCAAGACCGGGCATGTGTACCGCATGCTCAGCGAGGCCGAGCGCGAATATGCCGCCCGCGCCGGTTCCAGCGGTCCCTTCCCGTTCCCGTTCGACAACGACGACGCACAGAAATACAGCATCGCCCAGCACGCCAATACCTATGGCCCCACCGACGGCTATTCGTACACGGCGCCCGTGGGCAGCTACCCGCCCAACGCCTTCGGTGTGTACGACATGCATGGCAACGTCTACGAATGGGTCGCCGACTGCGGCCATCCCAACTACATCGGTGCGCCCAGCGATGGCAGCGCCTGGACCACCGGCAAATGCCAGACCCGGGTGATGCGCGGCAACGACTGGGGCGAAGCGCCGGTATTTTCGCGCTCCGGCAACCGCAACTACCGCGCCCCCGAAGTCCGGGGCGATTTCCTTGGCTTCCGGGTTGCCCGTGAGCTGTAA